One Kitasatospora sp. NBC_01287 DNA window includes the following coding sequences:
- a CDS encoding VC0807 family protein encodes MSETTITEAAPAAKRANPLVGALLPLVVDIAVPLAVYYLAHSAFGLSLLSALIVSSVVPAARTLYALTRRREANALAGLMLVVNVAGIVTTFLTGDPRLMIAKDGLVSSAIGAGILFSALRGKPLMAMGLRPFLTGGDTAREAAWERLSASSDVFRRHALRHSVIWGAALLLECAARVVGAYTLPLTTMVWLPTVFLIGAIGVASVLSGPSTERMKKLLTEQA; translated from the coding sequence ATGAGCGAGACCACCATCACCGAGGCGGCCCCGGCCGCCAAGCGCGCCAACCCCCTGGTCGGCGCGCTGCTCCCGCTCGTGGTCGACATCGCGGTGCCGCTGGCGGTCTACTACCTGGCCCACTCGGCCTTCGGCCTGAGCCTGCTGTCCGCGCTGATCGTCAGCAGCGTGGTGCCGGCCGCGCGGACCCTCTACGCACTGACCCGCCGGCGCGAGGCCAACGCGCTGGCCGGCCTGATGCTGGTGGTCAACGTGGCGGGCATCGTCACCACCTTCCTCACCGGCGACCCTCGGCTGATGATCGCCAAGGACGGCCTGGTGAGCAGCGCGATCGGCGCCGGCATCCTCTTCTCCGCGCTGCGCGGCAAGCCGCTGATGGCGATGGGTCTGCGCCCCTTCCTGACCGGCGGCGACACGGCGCGCGAGGCCGCCTGGGAGCGGCTGTCCGCCTCCAGCGACGTCTTCCGCCGCCACGCGCTGCGGCACTCGGTGATCTGGGGCGCGGCGCTGCTGCTGGAGTGCGCGGCCCGGGTGGTCGGGGCCTACACGCTGCCGCTGACCACCATGGTCTGGCTGCCCACCGTCTTCCTGATCGGCGCGATCGGGGTGGCGAGCGTGCTCTCCGGGCCGAGCACCGAGCGGATGAAGAAGCTCCTCACCGAGCAGGCCTGA
- a CDS encoding DUF5326 family protein → MAEIWKSLPSWVRNIVVPILVLIIAINVVGVVFSVISSLVWFAVKALVVVGIAAAVVVLVKKAAKG, encoded by the coding sequence ATGGCTGAGATCTGGAAGTCGCTGCCCTCCTGGGTGCGGAACATCGTCGTCCCGATCCTGGTGCTGATCATCGCCATCAACGTGGTCGGGGTCGTCTTCAGCGTGATCAGCTCGCTGGTCTGGTTCGCGGTCAAGGCCCTGGTGGTGGTCGGCATCGCGGCCGCCGTGGTGGTCCTGGTCAAGAAGGCCGCCAAGGGCTGA
- the tenA gene encoding thiaminase II, whose product MTQTPTLTPTLTDELWAETVAPVYQQILAHPFLAGLTDGTLPRAAFRHFVVQDSHYLRDYARALAVCAAKAPGEAEVRAFADDAIGALAAEQGMHAEFLTAFGQSAEQAAAEPVLPTTRAYTSYLLATVYGGSFAEAVAAVLPCYWVYARVGEQLLAKSSPDPLYARWIAVYGDESFQSVVRRVLELTDRLGEQLSPTERRRVHEHVRTTTRYEWMFWDAAFRGEQWPV is encoded by the coding sequence ATGACCCAGACCCCGACGCTGACCCCGACGCTGACCGACGAGCTGTGGGCCGAGACCGTGGCGCCCGTCTACCAGCAGATCCTGGCCCACCCCTTCCTGGCCGGCCTGACCGACGGGACCCTGCCGCGCGCCGCGTTCCGGCACTTCGTCGTCCAGGACTCGCACTACCTGCGCGACTACGCCCGCGCGCTGGCCGTCTGCGCGGCCAAGGCGCCCGGCGAGGCGGAGGTGCGGGCCTTCGCCGACGACGCGATCGGCGCGCTGGCCGCCGAGCAGGGGATGCACGCGGAGTTCCTGACCGCCTTCGGGCAGAGCGCCGAGCAGGCCGCCGCCGAGCCGGTGCTGCCCACCACCCGGGCCTACACCAGCTACCTGCTGGCCACCGTCTACGGCGGCTCCTTCGCCGAGGCGGTGGCCGCGGTGCTGCCCTGCTACTGGGTCTACGCCCGGGTCGGCGAGCAGTTGCTCGCCAAGTCCTCCCCCGACCCGCTCTACGCCCGGTGGATCGCGGTCTACGGCGACGAGTCCTTCCAGTCGGTGGTGCGCCGGGTGCTGGAGCTCACCGACCGGCTCGGCGAGCAGCTCTCCCCCACCGAGCGGCGCCGGGTGCACGAGCACGTGCGCACCACCACCCGCTACGAGTGGATGTTCTGGGACGCCGCGTTCCGGGGCGAGCAGTGGCCGGTCTAG
- a CDS encoding cupin domain-containing protein, producing the protein MKVFRLDELDRHRADEQGAYLRFLKERSMSAGLYALAPGESDTQSAHEQDELYQVVSGRAYLTVGEETCTVARGTVVFVPAGVPHRFHHITEELRVLVVFSPPEA; encoded by the coding sequence ATGAAGGTCTTCCGGCTCGACGAGTTGGACCGGCACCGGGCGGACGAGCAGGGTGCCTACCTGCGCTTCCTGAAGGAGCGCAGCATGTCGGCGGGCCTGTACGCGCTGGCGCCCGGTGAGAGCGACACCCAGTCCGCCCACGAGCAGGACGAGCTCTACCAGGTGGTCAGCGGCCGGGCCTACCTGACCGTGGGCGAGGAGACCTGCACGGTGGCGCGCGGCACCGTGGTCTTCGTCCCGGCCGGGGTGCCGCACCGCTTCCACCACATCACCGAGGAGCTGCGGGTGCTGGTGGTCTTCTCGCCCCCCGAGGCCTGA
- a CDS encoding phage holin family protein, translating to MKHFVVKTLINAAAIWVAAWIVNGITLTGGDWQQKTLTVVAVALIFGVVNWLIKPLVKFFSFPLFILSLGLITFVINALMFWLTSVASDRLKLDFHVEGFVPALLGSLIISLVAWGLHLAVGDED from the coding sequence ATGAAGCACTTCGTGGTCAAGACCCTTATCAACGCGGCCGCCATCTGGGTGGCCGCCTGGATCGTCAACGGCATCACCCTGACCGGCGGCGACTGGCAGCAGAAGACGCTGACGGTGGTCGCCGTCGCACTGATCTTCGGGGTGGTGAACTGGCTGATCAAGCCACTGGTGAAGTTCTTCTCGTTCCCGCTCTTCATCCTGTCACTGGGCCTGATCACCTTCGTGATCAACGCGTTGATGTTCTGGTTGACCTCGGTCGCCTCGGACCGGCTGAAGCTGGACTTCCACGTCGAGGGCTTCGTGCCCGCGCTGCTCGGCTCGCTGATCATCAGCCTGGTCGCCTGGGGCCTGCACCTGGCGGTCGGCGACGAGGACTGA
- a CDS encoding NUDIX domain-containing protein, whose product MTPHPRPVVKRTARAILLDLPADDPWHGPAQLVVIKRTRPGCHPYWITPGGGVEPDDRSVADALHREVDEELGGKVVDVVPAFVDTVAHAHHEDGTPAHPHGVKVQHFFVCRLAALDPALRHGPEVDEPRGEYEIVRLPFTREGVTSVNLVPPSLRAYLAANIEGVRALLAPDFG is encoded by the coding sequence GTGACTCCCCATCCCCGTCCGGTGGTCAAGCGCACCGCGCGCGCGATCCTGCTCGACCTGCCTGCCGACGACCCCTGGCACGGGCCGGCCCAGCTGGTCGTGATCAAGCGCACCCGCCCCGGCTGCCATCCGTACTGGATCACCCCGGGCGGCGGCGTCGAGCCGGATGACCGCTCCGTCGCCGACGCCCTCCACCGCGAGGTGGACGAGGAGTTGGGCGGCAAGGTCGTCGACGTGGTCCCGGCCTTCGTGGACACCGTCGCGCACGCCCACCACGAGGACGGCACCCCGGCCCATCCGCACGGGGTCAAGGTGCAGCACTTCTTCGTCTGCCGGTTGGCCGCCTTGGACCCGGCGCTGCGGCACGGCCCCGAGGTGGACGAGCCGCGCGGCGAGTACGAGATCGTCCGGCTGCCGTTCACCCGCGAGGGCGTCACCTCGGTCAACCTGGTGCCGCCCTCGCTGCGCGCCTACCTGGCCGCCAACATCGAGGGCGTACGGGCGCTGCTGGCCCCGGACTTCGGCTGA
- a CDS encoding globin domain-containing protein: protein MSTRQVKVRSLSALLVRSGGGGSATATAVPGMAPASLAPAVVPVVPVVPVVPVVPPMPTEPPAIPALPVAAPSPAPAPATVELPAPAATPVPSLLPEPRPAIEPLFRWAPGLNWAGPGDGWSQAWAMEALGGTAAAPAPLAAAPAAQPPTPRDLELIRASLAVVEPLADRATAHFYALIFLHHPEVRSLFPAAMDVQRDRLFRALLAAARGADDPAALTAYLTRLGQGHRKYGTLTGHYGPVGECLVASLAKYCGSRWDAETELAWRRVYALISKIMIDAAEQAATSSPPWWQAEVVSHQTLGRDVAVLTVRPDQAYPYRAGQYTTLETPWWPRVWRHFSFATAPRPDGLLSFHVKALQAGWVSSALVRRAAPGDVLRLGPPAGSMVLDHTDPAPLLCLGGGTGIAPIAALVEEAAEHGTAARQVEVLYGARQSAELYQLPALRELERRHPWLAVHPVLSEESAEGALRGLLPDVAVQRGPWDGRRAYLSGPPAMVRRAAAALTRSGVRPEHVHHDLPEG, encoded by the coding sequence TTGAGTACGCGTCAAGTCAAAGTGAGGTCGCTCTCCGCGCTGCTGGTCCGCTCGGGCGGCGGAGGGTCGGCCACGGCCACGGCGGTGCCGGGGATGGCGCCCGCCTCGCTCGCCCCGGCCGTGGTGCCGGTCGTACCCGTGGTGCCGGTCGTGCCCGTGGTGCCGCCGATGCCGACCGAGCCGCCGGCGATCCCCGCACTTCCGGTCGCCGCACCCTCACCCGCGCCCGCGCCCGCCACCGTCGAGCTACCCGCCCCCGCAGCCACGCCCGTGCCGTCGCTGCTCCCCGAGCCCCGGCCCGCCATAGAGCCGCTGTTCCGCTGGGCCCCCGGCCTGAACTGGGCCGGCCCCGGCGACGGTTGGAGCCAGGCCTGGGCGATGGAGGCCCTCGGCGGCACCGCAGCAGCACCCGCGCCCCTCGCCGCCGCACCGGCCGCGCAGCCCCCCACCCCCCGCGACCTGGAGCTGATCCGGGCCAGTCTGGCCGTGGTCGAGCCCCTCGCCGACCGGGCCACCGCCCACTTCTACGCGCTGATCTTCCTCCACCACCCCGAGGTCCGCTCGCTCTTCCCGGCCGCCATGGACGTCCAGCGGGACCGCCTCTTCCGCGCCCTGCTGGCGGCCGCCCGCGGCGCCGACGACCCGGCCGCGCTGACCGCCTACCTGACCCGGCTCGGCCAGGGCCACCGCAAGTACGGCACGCTCACCGGCCACTACGGCCCGGTCGGCGAGTGCCTGGTGGCCTCGCTGGCGAAGTACTGCGGCAGTCGCTGGGACGCGGAGACGGAGCTGGCCTGGCGCCGGGTCTACGCGCTGATCTCCAAGATCATGATCGACGCGGCCGAGCAGGCGGCCACGAGTTCGCCGCCCTGGTGGCAGGCCGAGGTGGTCTCGCACCAGACCCTGGGCCGCGATGTCGCGGTGCTGACCGTCCGCCCCGACCAGGCGTACCCCTACCGGGCCGGCCAGTACACCACCCTGGAGACGCCCTGGTGGCCGCGGGTCTGGCGGCACTTCTCGTTCGCCACCGCGCCGCGTCCGGACGGGCTGCTGAGCTTCCACGTCAAGGCGTTGCAGGCGGGTTGGGTGAGCAGCGCGCTGGTCCGCCGGGCGGCGCCGGGGGACGTGCTGCGGCTGGGCCCGCCGGCCGGGAGCATGGTGCTCGACCACACCGACCCGGCCCCGCTGCTCTGCCTGGGCGGCGGCACCGGGATCGCGCCGATCGCGGCCCTGGTCGAGGAGGCGGCCGAGCACGGGACGGCGGCCCGCCAGGTCGAGGTCCTCTACGGCGCCCGGCAGTCGGCGGAGCTCTACCAGCTGCCCGCGCTGCGGGAGTTGGAGCGGCGCCACCCGTGGCTCGCGGTGCACCCGGTGCTCTCCGAGGAGTCGGCCGAGGGCGCGCTGCGCGGGCTGCTCCCCGACGTGGCGGTGCAGCGCGGCCCGTGGGACGGACGCCGGGCCTACCTCAGCGGGCCGCCCGCGATGGTCCGCCGCGCGGCCGCCGCGCTGACCCGCTCAGGGGTGCGGCCCGAGCACGTGCACCACGACCTGCCCGAGGGCTGA
- a CDS encoding DUF397 domain-containing protein yields MTSSAWQKSSYSTANNECVEVRTADGLVELRESDEGDIIVRTTPTKFAKFLQGAKAGEFDHFADPAN; encoded by the coding sequence ATGACTAGTTCAGCGTGGCAGAAGTCCAGCTACAGCACTGCCAACAACGAGTGCGTCGAGGTCCGCACCGCCGACGGCCTGGTCGAACTTCGCGAGTCCGACGAGGGCGACATCATCGTCCGCACCACCCCCACCAAGTTCGCCAAGTTCCTCCAGGGCGCCAAGGCCGGCGAGTTCGACCACTTCGCCGACCCCGCCAACTGA
- a CDS encoding DUF397 domain-containing protein: MTSSAWQKSSYSAANNQCVEVRTAEGLIELRESDDGDVIVRTTPTKFAKFLQGAKAGEFDHFADPAN; this comes from the coding sequence ATGACTAGTTCAGCGTGGCAGAAATCCAGCTACAGCGCTGCCAACAACCAGTGCGTCGAAGTCCGCACCGCCGAGGGCCTGATCGAACTCCGCGAGTCCGACGACGGTGACGTCATCGTCCGCACCACCCCCACCAAGTTCGCCAAGTTCCTCCAGGGCGCCAAGGCCGGCGAGTTCGACCACTTCGCCGACCCCGCCAACTGA
- a CDS encoding helix-turn-helix transcriptional regulator produces the protein MALRTNPTLRQRRLGTELRRMREQAGLGGSQLARQLGINPAHVTQMESGKTGLSVERLYTIAGMCMCDNQPLLDALAEVIADRGKGGWWEEYRGVLPVDYLEVAELEGHAKRITSFAMVYIPGLLQTRSYASALFTRGPLPLLPQEVDLRTTFRLRRQQVVRSGGTPYLALVHEAALRGQYGGRDVLIGQLAALVEDSEHPGISIRIVPFEVADFPIPSEDLTHLTGPVPELDTVQADASYGSHVFDLPAHLSRYRATLEHIRSVALQEDESRSFIRSIMEEMQNRHD, from the coding sequence ATGGCCCTTCGAACCAACCCGACGCTCCGTCAGCGCCGACTTGGCACCGAGCTGCGACGGATGCGGGAGCAGGCCGGCCTCGGAGGCAGCCAGCTCGCACGCCAACTCGGCATCAACCCTGCCCACGTCACGCAGATGGAGAGCGGCAAGACGGGGCTCAGCGTGGAGCGCTTGTACACCATTGCCGGAATGTGCATGTGCGACAACCAGCCCTTGCTCGATGCGTTGGCCGAAGTCATCGCTGATCGGGGCAAGGGTGGCTGGTGGGAGGAGTATCGAGGCGTCCTTCCGGTCGACTACCTGGAGGTGGCAGAACTGGAAGGCCACGCGAAGAGGATCACGAGCTTCGCCATGGTCTACATCCCGGGGCTGCTGCAGACGCGTTCCTATGCCAGTGCGCTGTTCACAAGAGGACCCCTGCCGCTGCTGCCGCAAGAGGTCGACCTCAGGACCACGTTCCGCCTGCGCAGGCAGCAGGTGGTTCGATCCGGCGGCACACCGTACCTGGCGCTCGTGCACGAAGCCGCTCTTCGCGGCCAGTATGGCGGGCGTGACGTGCTCATCGGTCAGCTTGCCGCGCTTGTCGAAGACTCCGAGCACCCAGGAATCTCCATCAGGATCGTGCCGTTCGAGGTGGCTGACTTCCCGATCCCAAGTGAGGATCTCACCCATCTGACCGGGCCTGTCCCAGAACTGGACACAGTTCAGGCCGATGCGTCCTACGGGTCCCACGTCTTCGATCTGCCCGCTCACCTGAGTCGCTACCGTGCAACCCTTGAGCACATCAGATCCGTTGCCCTGCAAGAAGATGAATCGCGATCCTTCATTCGCTCGATCATGGAAGAGATGCAGAACAGGCATGACTAG